Proteins co-encoded in one Cupriavidus nantongensis genomic window:
- the rnr gene encoding ribonuclease R codes for MNQNNYPIPSREEILGVLRTSGSPQSAGDIAKALAVTRKEHDGFQKRLAAMERDGQIELNRKGRYELAHQPNFVTGRVQGHRDGFGFLIRDDGEDDIFLPERELQKAMHNDRAQVRVVGYDRRGRPEGQIVEIIERANRYVIGRLLSEGGVLVVAPEDKRISQDILIPPKAQGKARVGQVVSVELTEFPDRYVQPVGRVVEVLGEIDDPGMEIEIAVRKYGVPHQFSPAAAQEAAGLPDEVRQADLDHRIDLRDIPLVTIDGEDARDFDDAVYCEPVKIGRAKGWRLIVAIADVSHYVRPGTPLDADALDRATSVYFPRRVIPMLPEKLSNGLCSLNPHVDRLCMVCDAVITAKGELKGYQFYPAVMHSTARLTYNEVWAVLSNTKGPEAHKRAELVPHLQNLYELFQVLLKARRARGAIDFDTTETYIVCNAQGKIEQILPRTRNDAHRLIEECMLTANVCAADFLERFKHPALYRIHAGPSDEKLKNLRDFLRTAGLSLGGGDKPQASDYAEVMDKIKSRPDAPMLQTMLLRSMQQAVYSPDNIGHFGLAYEAYAHFTSPIRRYPDLLVHRAIKAVLAHTKYQPAFAHGTELNTAISPKARRLQAKDAEQKAELAAARARRNEAIWDELGLHCSANERRADEASRDVEAWLKCYFMRDKLGSDYAGTVSAVTSFGIFVQLDELYVEGLVHVTELGSDYFQYDEARNELRGERTGIRYRLTDRVRVQVSRVDLDARKIDFRLVQEPSAKTLRARVTGAETQPRVPAAHAVPARKKGRQLAALLGGSSKPEESFDETLDRVIEEQPVFEAVITPLKPHLKTGKPGKRAAKPKPAHLEKPRKPASKARPAKTAGKTAAKRTPRKH; via the coding sequence TTGAATCAGAATAACTATCCGATCCCCAGCCGGGAAGAAATCCTGGGCGTGCTGAGAACGTCGGGATCCCCCCAGTCGGCAGGCGATATCGCCAAGGCGCTGGCGGTCACGCGCAAGGAGCATGACGGCTTCCAGAAGCGCCTGGCCGCGATGGAGCGCGACGGCCAGATCGAACTCAACCGCAAGGGCCGCTATGAGCTGGCGCACCAGCCCAACTTCGTCACCGGCCGGGTGCAGGGCCACCGCGACGGCTTCGGCTTCCTGATCCGCGACGACGGCGAGGACGATATCTTCCTGCCCGAGCGCGAGCTGCAGAAGGCCATGCACAACGACCGCGCGCAGGTGCGCGTGGTGGGCTACGACCGGCGCGGGCGCCCCGAGGGCCAGATCGTCGAGATCATCGAGCGCGCCAACCGCTATGTCATCGGCCGCCTGCTCAGCGAGGGCGGCGTGCTGGTGGTCGCGCCCGAGGACAAGCGCATCAGCCAGGACATCCTGATCCCGCCCAAGGCGCAGGGCAAGGCGCGCGTGGGGCAGGTGGTCAGCGTCGAGCTGACCGAATTCCCCGACCGCTATGTGCAGCCGGTGGGCCGCGTGGTGGAAGTGCTCGGCGAGATCGACGATCCCGGCATGGAGATCGAGATCGCGGTGCGCAAGTACGGCGTGCCGCACCAGTTCTCTCCGGCCGCCGCCCAGGAAGCCGCGGGGCTGCCCGACGAGGTGCGCCAGGCCGACCTGGACCACCGCATCGACCTGCGCGACATCCCGCTGGTCACGATCGACGGCGAAGACGCGCGCGACTTCGACGACGCGGTCTATTGCGAGCCGGTCAAGATCGGCCGCGCCAAGGGCTGGCGCCTGATCGTGGCGATCGCCGACGTGTCGCACTACGTGCGTCCGGGCACGCCGCTCGATGCCGACGCGCTCGACCGCGCCACCTCGGTGTATTTCCCGCGGCGCGTGATCCCGATGCTGCCGGAGAAGCTGTCGAACGGGCTGTGCTCGCTCAATCCGCACGTCGACCGGCTGTGCATGGTGTGCGATGCCGTGATCACCGCCAAGGGCGAGCTCAAGGGCTACCAGTTCTATCCGGCGGTGATGCACTCGACGGCGCGGCTGACCTACAACGAGGTCTGGGCGGTGCTGTCCAACACCAAGGGCCCCGAGGCGCACAAGCGCGCCGAGCTGGTGCCGCACCTGCAGAACCTGTACGAACTGTTCCAGGTCCTGCTCAAGGCGCGGCGCGCGCGCGGCGCGATCGACTTCGACACCACCGAGACCTATATCGTCTGCAATGCGCAGGGCAAGATCGAGCAGATCCTGCCGCGCACGCGCAACGATGCGCACCGCCTGATCGAGGAATGCATGCTGACCGCCAACGTGTGCGCGGCCGATTTCCTCGAGCGCTTCAAGCATCCGGCGCTGTACCGCATCCATGCCGGCCCCAGCGACGAGAAGCTGAAGAACCTGCGCGATTTCCTGCGTACCGCCGGCCTGTCGCTGGGCGGCGGCGACAAGCCGCAGGCATCTGACTACGCCGAGGTGATGGACAAGATCAAGTCCCGCCCGGATGCGCCGATGCTGCAGACCATGCTGCTGCGCTCGATGCAGCAGGCGGTGTACAGCCCCGACAATATCGGCCACTTCGGCCTGGCGTACGAGGCCTACGCGCACTTCACCAGCCCGATCCGCCGCTATCCCGACCTGCTGGTGCACCGCGCGATCAAGGCGGTGCTGGCGCACACCAAGTACCAGCCGGCCTTTGCCCACGGCACCGAGCTGAATACCGCGATCTCGCCGAAGGCGCGCAGGCTGCAGGCCAAGGACGCCGAACAGAAGGCCGAACTGGCCGCGGCGCGCGCGCGCCGCAACGAGGCCATCTGGGACGAGCTGGGCCTGCACTGCTCGGCCAACGAGCGCCGCGCCGACGAGGCCTCGCGCGATGTCGAGGCCTGGCTCAAGTGCTACTTCATGCGCGACAAGCTGGGCAGCGACTATGCCGGCACCGTCAGCGCCGTGACCTCGTTCGGCATCTTCGTGCAGCTCGACGAGCTGTACGTGGAGGGCCTGGTCCACGTGACCGAGCTGGGCAGCGACTACTTCCAGTACGACGAGGCCCGCAACGAGCTGCGCGGCGAGCGCACCGGCATCCGCTACCGGCTTACCGACCGCGTGCGCGTGCAGGTGTCGCGCGTTGACCTGGATGCGCGCAAGATCGATTTCCGCCTGGTGCAGGAGCCGTCGGCGAAAACGCTGCGCGCGCGTGTTACCGGGGCGGAGACCCAGCCGCGCGTGCCGGCCGCTCACGCGGTGCCGGCGCGCAAGAAGGGCCGCCAGCTGGCGGCGCTGCTGGGCGGCTCGTCCAAGCCCGAAGAGTCGTTCGACGAAACCCTGGACCGGGTGATCGAAGAGCAACCGGTGTTCGAGGCGGTGATCACGCCGCTCAAGCCGCATCTGAAGACCGGCAAGCCGGGCAAGCGCGCCGCCAAGCCCAAGCCCGCGCACCTGGAAAAGCCGCGCAAGCCGGCCTCCAAGGCGCGCCCGGCCAAGACCGCGGGCAAGACCGCCGCCAAGCGCACGCCGCGCAAGCACTAG
- a CDS encoding Rrf2 family transcriptional regulator has translation MSTSSRFAVAVHILTLLASSAEPVPSSLIAGSVGTNPALIRRLVGQLAEAGLVTTTMGSAGGATLARPAASITLLEVFRVVETTALIALHQSAPNPACMVGREITGALRKVADRAQAAMDEILAGITIASMLADVERGSQRRKR, from the coding sequence ATGAGCACAAGCAGCCGGTTTGCCGTAGCCGTCCATATCCTCACCCTGCTGGCCAGTTCCGCCGAACCGGTGCCGTCGTCGCTGATTGCCGGCAGCGTCGGCACCAACCCGGCGTTGATCCGGCGCCTGGTTGGCCAGTTGGCTGAAGCAGGCCTGGTGACGACCACCATGGGCAGCGCTGGTGGCGCCACGCTGGCTCGTCCGGCCGCGTCGATCACGCTGCTGGAGGTATTCCGCGTGGTCGAAACCACCGCGCTGATCGCGCTGCACCAGAGTGCGCCCAATCCGGCCTGCATGGTCGGGCGCGAGATCACCGGTGCGCTGCGCAAGGTCGCCGACCGCGCGCAGGCGGCGATGGACGAAATCCTGGCCGGCATCACCATCGCCAGCATGCTTGCCGATGTCGAGCGCGGCAGCCAGCGCCGGAAGCGCTGA
- a CDS encoding NAD(P)-dependent oxidoreductase, producing the protein MKIAIIGASGRVGTRLTDEAVRRGHQVTAIARQASRLPARAGVTSKDVDATDSAALSAALAGHDVVISTARFAQLNAQQVTTAVRQAGVPRLLVVGGAGSLHIGPGVQLVDTPDFPDAYKAEALAGRDFLNALRGEPQIDWTFLSPSALFEPGERTGKFRIGKEDLLSDAAGKSWISMEDYAIAMLDEIEQPAHSRQRFTVGY; encoded by the coding sequence ATGAAGATCGCCATCATTGGAGCCAGCGGCCGCGTTGGCACGCGCCTGACCGACGAAGCCGTGCGCCGCGGCCACCAGGTGACCGCCATCGCGCGCCAGGCCAGCCGATTGCCGGCGCGCGCGGGCGTGACCAGCAAGGATGTGGATGCGACCGACAGCGCGGCGCTGAGCGCCGCCCTCGCCGGCCATGATGTCGTCATCAGCACCGCGCGCTTCGCGCAGCTGAACGCGCAGCAGGTGACCACGGCGGTGCGCCAGGCAGGCGTGCCGCGGCTGCTGGTGGTGGGCGGTGCCGGCAGCCTCCACATCGGGCCGGGCGTGCAGCTGGTCGATACTCCCGACTTTCCCGATGCCTACAAGGCCGAGGCGCTGGCCGGCCGCGACTTCCTGAACGCGCTGCGCGGCGAGCCGCAGATCGACTGGACCTTCCTGTCGCCGTCGGCGCTGTTCGAGCCGGGCGAGCGCACCGGCAAATTCCGCATCGGCAAGGAAGACCTGCTGAGCGATGCAGCAGGCAAGAGCTGGATCTCGATGGAAGACTATGCCATCGCGATGCTCGATGAAATCGAGCAGCCGGCGCACTCGCGCCAGCGCTTCACGGTGGGCTACTGA
- a CDS encoding phosphoribosyltransferase, giving the protein MNLPTNDDENLWVSWDEYHRLIARLSLNVHESGWKFDKILCLARGGLRVGDQMSRIFDVPLAILATSSYREAAGTQQGELDIAQYITMTRGELSGKILLVDDLVDSGITLERVGRHLKERYPAVTEVRSAVLWYKACSKVEPDYHVTFLESNPWIHQPFEEYDTLRPHNLAAWLKRGKRASLLDDGARD; this is encoded by the coding sequence ATGAACCTGCCTACCAACGATGACGAGAACCTGTGGGTCTCCTGGGACGAATACCATCGCCTGATCGCACGCCTGTCGCTGAACGTGCATGAGTCGGGCTGGAAGTTCGACAAGATCCTGTGCCTCGCGCGCGGCGGGCTGCGCGTGGGCGACCAGATGTCGCGCATCTTCGACGTGCCGCTGGCGATCCTGGCGACCAGCAGCTACCGCGAGGCCGCCGGCACGCAGCAGGGCGAGCTCGACATCGCGCAGTACATCACCATGACCCGCGGCGAGCTGAGCGGCAAGATCCTGCTGGTCGACGACCTGGTGGACTCGGGCATCACGCTCGAGCGCGTCGGCCGCCACCTCAAGGAACGCTATCCGGCGGTGACGGAGGTTCGCTCGGCGGTGCTGTGGTACAAGGCCTGCTCCAAGGTGGAGCCGGACTATCACGTCACCTTCCTCGAGTCGAACCCCTGGATCCACCAGCCGTTCGAAGAGTACGACACGCTGCGCCCGCACAACCTCGCTGCGTGGCTCAAGCGCGGCAAGCGTGCCAGCCTGCTCGACGACGGCGCCCGCGACTGA
- a CDS encoding adenylosuccinate synthase: MSASAVGQGRNVVVIGTQWGDEGKGKIVDWLTDHAKGVVRFQGGHNAGHTLIIGGKKTILRLIPSGIMREGTVCYIGNGVVLSPEALFREIEELEGAGLQVQSRLRISEAATLILPYHVAIDKAREARRGAAKIGTTGRGIGPAYEDKVARRALRVQDLFDPQQFAERLRENLDFHNFMLTQYLGAEAVDFQQTLDEALAYAPRLAPMVADVSAELYAVNAAGGNLMFEGAQGTLLDVDHGTYPFVTSSNCVAGAAAAGAGVGPGRLNYILGITKAYCTRVGAGPFPSELYDNDNPSRQDAVGVRLANVGKEFGSVTGRPRRTGWLDAAALKRSVQINGVSGLCMTKLDVLDGLESIKLCVGYTLDGNTVDILPRGSDAVARCEPVYEEFPGWNESTFGVKTWDALPEQARVYLKRVEEVVGIPIDMISTGPDRDETILLRHPYKA; the protein is encoded by the coding sequence ATGTCCGCATCCGCAGTAGGCCAGGGACGCAATGTCGTCGTGATCGGCACCCAGTGGGGTGACGAAGGCAAAGGAAAAATCGTCGATTGGCTTACCGACCATGCAAAGGGCGTGGTGCGGTTCCAGGGTGGCCACAACGCTGGCCACACGCTGATCATCGGCGGCAAGAAGACCATTCTCCGGCTGATCCCCTCGGGCATCATGCGCGAAGGCACGGTCTGCTACATCGGCAACGGTGTGGTGCTGTCGCCCGAAGCTTTGTTCCGTGAAATCGAAGAACTCGAAGGCGCCGGCCTGCAGGTGCAGAGCCGCCTGCGCATTTCCGAAGCGGCCACGCTGATCCTGCCGTACCACGTCGCCATCGACAAGGCGCGCGAAGCGCGCCGCGGCGCCGCCAAGATCGGAACCACCGGCCGCGGCATCGGCCCGGCCTATGAAGACAAGGTGGCACGCCGCGCGCTGCGCGTGCAGGACCTGTTCGACCCGCAGCAGTTCGCCGAACGCCTGCGCGAGAACCTGGACTTCCACAACTTCATGCTGACCCAGTACCTGGGCGCCGAAGCGGTGGACTTCCAGCAGACCCTGGACGAGGCGCTGGCCTACGCGCCGCGCCTGGCACCGATGGTCGCCGATGTCTCGGCCGAGCTGTACGCGGTCAACGCCGCCGGCGGCAACCTGATGTTCGAAGGCGCGCAGGGCACGCTGCTCGACGTCGACCACGGCACATATCCGTTCGTGACCTCGAGCAACTGCGTGGCCGGTGCCGCCGCGGCCGGCGCGGGCGTGGGCCCGGGCCGCCTGAACTACATCCTCGGCATCACCAAGGCCTACTGCACCCGCGTCGGTGCCGGCCCGTTCCCGAGCGAGCTGTACGACAACGACAACCCCTCGCGCCAGGATGCGGTGGGCGTGCGCCTGGCCAATGTCGGCAAGGAATTCGGCTCGGTCACCGGCCGTCCGCGCCGCACCGGCTGGCTCGATGCGGCCGCGCTCAAGCGCTCGGTGCAGATCAACGGCGTGTCGGGCCTGTGCATGACCAAGCTGGATGTGCTCGACGGCCTCGAAAGCATCAAGCTGTGCGTCGGCTACACGCTCGACGGCAACACCGTCGACATCCTGCCGCGCGGCTCGGATGCCGTGGCGCGCTGCGAGCCGGTCTACGAGGAATTCCCGGGCTGGAACGAGTCCACCTTCGGCGTGAAGACGTGGGACGCACTGCCCGAGCAGGCCCGGGTCTACCTGAAGCGCGTGGAAGAAGTGGTCGGCATCCCGATCGACATGATCTCGACCGGCCCCGACCGCGACGAGACCATCCTGCTGCGCCATCCGTACAAGGCCTGA
- a CDS encoding ATP phosphoribosyltransferase regulatory subunit has product MSNHWLLPENIADVLPSEARKIEELRRRMLDLFRTYGYELVMPPMLEYLESLLTGTGHDLDLRTLKLVDQLSGRTMGLRADITPQVARIDAHLLNRPGVTRLCYAGNVLHARPAGFHATREPIQIGAEIYGHAGLEADVEIQELMLAALTAAGLSDIRIDLCHAGILEALLAGLPSIRKIEDALFAALETKDVPALRELTAGMPQTERDALLALPTLYGGVEVIERARATLPASPAIGRALDELAALAVQVRGASVNIDLSDLRGYHYHSGVMFAAYVAGLPNYVARGGRYDKVGEAFGRARPATGFSLDLREVAALSPVEVRALAIFAPWDADPALRAAIAALRAAGEIVIQSLPGHTHELDEFNCDRQLVRNDAGWAVVPR; this is encoded by the coding sequence ATGTCCAACCATTGGCTGCTGCCAGAAAATATTGCCGACGTGCTGCCGTCGGAAGCGCGCAAGATCGAAGAGCTGCGCCGCCGCATGCTGGACCTGTTCCGCACCTACGGCTACGAGCTGGTGATGCCGCCGATGCTGGAGTACCTCGAGTCGCTGCTGACCGGCACCGGCCATGACCTCGACCTGCGCACGCTCAAGCTGGTCGACCAGCTGTCGGGCCGCACCATGGGGCTGCGCGCCGATATCACGCCGCAGGTGGCGCGCATCGATGCCCACCTGCTGAACCGTCCCGGCGTGACCCGTCTTTGCTACGCCGGCAACGTGCTGCACGCGCGCCCGGCCGGTTTCCACGCCACCCGCGAGCCGATCCAGATTGGCGCCGAGATCTATGGCCACGCCGGCCTCGAAGCCGACGTCGAGATCCAGGAACTGATGCTGGCCGCGCTGACGGCGGCGGGCCTGTCGGATATCCGTATCGACCTGTGCCATGCCGGCATCCTCGAAGCGTTGTTGGCCGGCCTGCCGTCGATCCGCAAGATCGAGGACGCGCTGTTCGCCGCGCTGGAAACCAAGGACGTGCCCGCCTTGCGCGAACTGACTGCGGGCATGCCGCAGACCGAGCGCGACGCGCTGCTGGCGCTGCCGACGTTGTACGGCGGCGTCGAGGTGATCGAGCGCGCCCGCGCGACGCTGCCGGCCAGCCCGGCGATCGGCCGCGCGCTCGATGAACTGGCGGCGCTGGCGGTGCAGGTGCGCGGCGCCAGCGTCAATATCGACTTGTCCGACCTGCGCGGCTACCACTACCACAGCGGCGTGATGTTCGCGGCCTATGTGGCGGGCCTGCCAAACTACGTGGCCCGGGGCGGCCGCTACGACAAGGTCGGCGAGGCCTTTGGCCGCGCGCGTCCGGCGACCGGTTTTTCGCTGGACCTGCGTGAAGTGGCGGCGCTGTCACCCGTCGAGGTGCGTGCCCTGGCGATTTTCGCGCCTTGGGATGCGGACCCGGCACTTCGTGCCGCGATCGCCGCGCTGCGCGCCGCGGGCGAAATCGTGATCCAGTCGCTGCCCGGTCACACTCATGAGCTGGATGAATTCAATTGCGACCGGCAACTGGTGCGCAACGATGCCGGCTGGGCCGTGGTGCCGCGCTGA
- the hflC gene encoding protease modulator HflC, which translates to MNRLISFAIGFFILLAVVSSMLFVVDQRQYAVVFAFGQIKEVVREPGLHFKLPPPFQNVVFMDRRLQTIDVAANERFLTAEKKSMVVDWFVKWRITDPRKFFVAFGGNLRGAQDRMTQRIDSVAREEFGKRTVADVVAGEREQVMQAIRNGMSEYAKSVGVEILDVRLKRVDLLPAISESVYRRMEAERKRVANELRSTGAAEGEKIRADADRQREVVLAQAYRDAQMIKGEGDAKASQIYGEAFGRDPQFAQFWRSMEAYRNTFRDKRDVLVLEPNSEFFRYMRSSGGAAGAAAGNGGGKR; encoded by the coding sequence ATGAACCGACTGATTTCCTTCGCGATCGGCTTTTTCATCCTGCTGGCCGTGGTCTCGTCCATGCTGTTCGTGGTCGACCAGCGCCAGTACGCCGTGGTGTTCGCCTTCGGCCAGATCAAGGAAGTGGTGCGTGAGCCGGGCCTGCACTTCAAGCTGCCGCCGCCGTTCCAGAACGTGGTGTTCATGGACCGCCGCCTGCAGACCATCGACGTCGCCGCCAACGAGCGCTTCCTGACTGCCGAGAAGAAGAGCATGGTGGTGGACTGGTTCGTCAAATGGCGCATCACCGATCCGCGCAAGTTCTTCGTCGCGTTCGGCGGCAACCTGCGCGGCGCGCAGGACCGCATGACGCAGCGCATCGACTCGGTGGCACGTGAAGAATTCGGCAAGCGCACCGTCGCCGACGTGGTCGCCGGCGAGCGCGAGCAGGTGATGCAGGCCATCCGCAACGGCATGAGCGAGTACGCCAAGTCGGTCGGCGTCGAGATCCTCGACGTGCGCCTGAAGCGCGTCGACCTGCTGCCCGCCATCAGCGAATCGGTGTATCGCCGCATGGAGGCCGAGCGCAAGCGCGTGGCCAACGAACTGCGCTCCACCGGCGCCGCCGAGGGCGAGAAGATCCGCGCCGACGCCGACCGCCAGCGCGAAGTGGTGCTGGCCCAGGCCTATCGCGATGCGCAGATGATCAAGGGCGAGGGCGATGCCAAGGCGTCGCAGATCTACGGCGAGGCGTTTGGCCGCGATCCGCAGTTCGCGCAGTTCTGGCGCAGCATGGAGGCCTACCGCAATACCTTCCGCGACAAGCGCGACGTGCTGGTGCTCGAGCCCAATTCCGAGTTCTTCCGCTACATGCGGTCCAGCGGCGGCGCCGCGGGCGCGGCCGCGGGCAACGGCGGAGGCAAGCGCTAG
- the hflK gene encoding FtsH protease activity modulator HflK, with amino-acid sequence MPQFPRNADSSLTPGGRLALRAGWQRLRAIFSLNDPRWGRDGQDDDKKDGRDDNRQQNQRPQQDGGPPDLDELWRDFNRRLNGLLGRKDNGGNGNQGFGGPRTSGKGSGLGAGVIVAAVVGIWLASGFFMVQEGQTAVILQFGKFKYSAGPGINWRMPWPIQSAEVVNLSAVRSVEVGRSTSIKDSNLKDSSMLTQDENIIDVRFTVQYVIQDASEFLFFNKTDRGGDEELVTQAAETSVREIVGRNKMDAVLYENREQIAQQLAKSIQAILSAYKTGIRVLSVNVQSVQPPEQVQAAFDDVNKASQDRERAISEGQAYANDIIPRAKGTAARLKEESEAYRARVVAQAEGDASRFRSVQAEYAKAPQVTRDRIYLETMQQIYTNSTKVLVDARQGNNLLYLPLDKLMAQAEGRATPQPGQPGAAGTPAPVPDASTDNRSRESLRNRDRDSR; translated from the coding sequence ATGCCCCAGTTTCCCCGGAATGCTGATTCGAGCCTGACACCAGGCGGCCGCCTCGCGCTGCGCGCGGGCTGGCAGCGCCTGCGCGCCATCTTCTCGCTGAACGATCCGCGCTGGGGTCGGGATGGGCAGGACGATGACAAGAAGGACGGCCGCGACGACAACCGCCAGCAGAACCAGCGTCCGCAGCAGGATGGCGGCCCGCCGGACCTGGACGAACTGTGGCGCGACTTCAACCGCCGCCTGAACGGCCTGCTCGGCCGCAAGGACAACGGCGGCAACGGCAACCAGGGCTTCGGCGGCCCGCGCACTTCGGGCAAGGGCTCGGGCCTCGGCGCCGGCGTGATCGTGGCCGCGGTGGTGGGCATCTGGCTGGCCAGCGGCTTCTTCATGGTGCAGGAAGGCCAGACCGCGGTGATCCTGCAGTTTGGCAAGTTCAAGTACTCCGCCGGCCCCGGCATCAACTGGCGCATGCCCTGGCCGATCCAGTCGGCCGAGGTGGTCAACCTGTCGGCGGTGCGCTCGGTCGAGGTCGGCCGCTCCACCTCGATCAAGGACAGCAACCTGAAAGACTCGTCGATGCTGACGCAGGACGAGAACATCATCGACGTGCGCTTCACCGTGCAGTACGTGATCCAGGACGCCAGCGAATTCCTGTTCTTCAACAAGACCGACCGGGGTGGCGATGAAGAGCTGGTGACGCAGGCAGCCGAGACCTCGGTGCGCGAGATCGTCGGCCGCAACAAGATGGACGCGGTGCTGTATGAAAACCGCGAACAGATCGCGCAGCAGCTGGCCAAGTCGATCCAGGCCATCCTGTCGGCGTACAAGACCGGCATCCGCGTGCTGTCCGTGAACGTGCAGAGCGTGCAGCCGCCCGAGCAGGTGCAGGCGGCCTTCGACGACGTCAACAAGGCCAGCCAGGACCGCGAGCGCGCCATCAGCGAAGGCCAGGCCTACGCCAACGACATCATCCCGCGCGCCAAGGGTACCGCGGCGCGCCTGAAGGAAGAATCCGAAGCCTACCGCGCCCGCGTGGTGGCGCAGGCCGAGGGCGATGCGTCGCGCTTCCGTTCGGTGCAGGCGGAATACGCCAAGGCGCCGCAGGTGACGCGCGACCGTATCTATCTGGAGACCATGCAGCAGATCTACACCAATTCGACCAAGGTGCTGGTCGACGCGCGCCAGGGCAACAACCTGCTCTACCTGCCGCTGGACAAGCTGATGGCGCAGGCCGAGGGCCGCGCCACGCCGCAGCCGGGCCAGCCCGGAGCCGCGGGCACGCCGGCGCCGGTGCCGGATGCCTCGACGGACAACCGGTCGCGCGAATCGCTGCGCAACCGCGACCGCGACTCGCGCTGA
- the hflX gene encoding GTPase HflX: MDPRATSNTAPSRAILVGVDFGKHDFQESLSELALLTTTAGSLPVHTLTGRRSRPDPALFIGSGKAEELKEAADALDADVVVFNHALSPAQQRNLERFLQRHVIDRTGLILDIFGQRAQSHVGKVQVELAQVQYRASRLVRAWSHLERQKGGIGMRGGPGERQLELDRRMLDERAKRLKSDLSRLQRQHSTQRRARARNDTLSISLVGYTNAGKSTLFNALTKAGAYAANQLFATLDTTSRRLFLDGLGNVVLSDTVGFIRDLPTQLVAAFRATLDETVHADLLLHVVDASSPVRHEQIEQVNRVLAEINALDIPQIVVMNKIDAAPELLGDGPRIERDADGIPTRVFLSAREGLGLDALREAVVEVAQWLASRPPEPQPYDPRLDGVAQSDDAADGLDDGLDDGVAGDDADAADPRRL; encoded by the coding sequence TTGGACCCCAGAGCCACCTCCAATACCGCCCCTTCGCGCGCCATCCTCGTCGGCGTCGACTTCGGCAAGCATGACTTCCAGGAAAGCCTCAGCGAACTGGCGCTGCTGACCACCACCGCCGGCTCGTTGCCGGTGCATACGCTGACGGGCCGCCGCTCGCGGCCGGATCCGGCCCTGTTCATCGGCTCGGGCAAGGCCGAGGAGCTGAAGGAGGCCGCCGATGCGCTGGACGCCGACGTGGTGGTGTTCAACCATGCGCTGAGCCCCGCGCAGCAGCGCAACCTGGAGCGCTTCCTGCAGCGCCACGTGATCGACCGCACCGGCCTGATCCTCGATATCTTCGGGCAGCGCGCGCAGAGCCATGTCGGCAAGGTGCAGGTGGAGCTGGCGCAGGTGCAGTACCGCGCGTCGCGGCTGGTCCGCGCGTGGAGCCACCTGGAGCGGCAGAAGGGCGGTATCGGCATGCGCGGTGGTCCCGGCGAGCGCCAGCTCGAACTGGACCGCCGCATGCTGGACGAGCGCGCCAAGCGGCTCAAGTCCGATCTGTCGCGGCTGCAGCGCCAGCACAGCACCCAGCGGCGTGCGCGCGCGCGCAACGACACCCTCAGCATCTCGCTGGTGGGCTATACCAACGCGGGCAAGTCGACGCTGTTCAACGCGCTGACCAAGGCCGGCGCGTATGCGGCCAACCAGCTCTTCGCCACCCTCGATACCACCTCGCGCCGGCTGTTCCTCGATGGCCTGGGCAACGTGGTGCTGTCGGACACGGTCGGCTTTATCCGCGACCTTCCCACGCAGCTGGTGGCGGCGTTCCGTGCCACGCTGGACGAGACCGTGCATGCCGACCTGCTGCTGCATGTGGTCGATGCCTCGAGCCCGGTGCGCCACGAGCAGATCGAGCAGGTCAACCGGGTGCTGGCCGAAATCAATGCGCTCGACATCCCGCAGATCGTGGTGATGAACAAGATCGACGCCGCGCCCGAACTGCTGGGCGACGGCCCGCGCATCGAGCGCGATGCCGACGGCATCCCCACCCGCGTGTTCCTGAGCGCGCGCGAGGGGCTGGGCCTGGACGCGCTGCGCGAGGCCGTGGTCGAGGTGGCGCAATGGCTGGCCAGCCGACCGCCCGAACCGCAACCCTATGATCCGCGCCTGGATGGAGTGGCGCAGTCCGATGACGCCGCCGATGGCCTCGACGATGGCCTCGACGACGGCGTGGCGGGCGACGACGCCGATGCGGCGGACCCGCGCCGGCTGTAG
- the hfq gene encoding RNA chaperone Hfq, with product MSNKGQLLQDPFLNALRKEHVPVSIYLVNGIKLQGNIESFDQYVVLLRNTVTQMVYKHAISTVVPARAVNFRVDDSAEA from the coding sequence ATGAGCAACAAAGGGCAACTGCTACAAGACCCGTTCCTGAACGCGCTGCGCAAAGAGCACGTGCCGGTTTCCATCTATCTCGTCAATGGCATCAAGCTGCAAGGCAATATCGAATCGTTCGACCAGTATGTCGTCCTGCTGCGCAACACCGTGACCCAGATGGTCTACAAGCATGCGATTTCCACCGTCGTGCCGGCACGCGCGGTCAATTTCCGTGTGGATGATTCCGCCGAGGCCTGA